GCTGTAACTGATACTGATGGTAATTTTGTTTCGTATTTTTATGCTGATTTTCATCCAAGACCAGGAAAACGTAACGGTGCGTGGATGACTTCTTACAAATCACAATATAGGAGTAATGGTACAAATGAAAGACCACAAGTCTCTATCGTTTGTAACTTTACCAAACCTACACAAACCAAGCCTTCTTTATTAACTTTTAACGAGGTTACTACCTTATTCCACGAGTTTGGTCACGCCTTACACGGAATGTTGGCAAATACTACTTATAAAAGCTTATCAGGAACTTCTGTTTCTTGGGATTTTGTAGAGTTACCAAGTCAAGTTTTAGAAAACTGGTGTTACGAAAAAGAAGCGTTGGAATTGTTTGCAAAACATTACGAAACTGGAGCAATTATTCCTATGGAATATGTTGAGAAAATTAAAGAATCTGCGAGTTTCCATGAAGGAATGCAAACCTTACGTCAATTAAGCTTCGGATTATTAGATATGTCTTGGCACTCTGGAGATTCTCCTGAAACTATTGCTGATGTAAAAGAGTTTGAAACGAATGCTTTTGCTGAGACTAAGTTATACCCTGATGTAGCAGAAAACTGTATGAGTACTTCATTCTCTCATATTTTTCAAGGTGGATACTCAGCTGGATATTATTCATACAAATGGGCAGAGGTTTTAGATGCCGATGCTTTTGAATATTTTAAAGAAGAAGGTATTTTTAATAAAGAAGTTGCCGATAAATTCAAGAATAATGTATTATCTAAAGGCGGAACAGAAGAACCTATGGAATTATACAAACGTTTTAGAGGAAGAGAACCAAAACCTGATGCTTTATTAAGACGTGCGGGACTTCTGAAATAATTATAAATTTTAAATTACGAATTATGAGTTTAAAATTCATAATTCGTAGTTATATTATGAAAAAATATGTTAGAAAAAGAGACTAACTCCAATAGAGATGTTAAGATAAATGATCTTTCAATAACTGAAAAAATATATCTTGGGGCATTATTTTCTATTTGTATTTCTAATAATAAAGGTTTTAGTGAGCCTATCAAAAATATAGCTATACCTTATTCTCCTTCGTCTTTTTATGATGATGAAATTATAAGCGATTTAATTTCTTTAGAATATATAATACCATTAATTGACTATGAAGACACTAAATCTCTTCTTTGGAGTTTAAATATTAACATTGAAGATACTTCAACTTATATCCAGAAAGTTAACACTTTTCTAGACGAAGTAACTCTAACCGAAGATGATTATTTAGAGATTCTCTTCATGTGGAAAAAAGTTGCTCTTTATGAGGTAATAGAGTACTATCAACACTTAGTTTTTAAATATATTGGAGGTGGTTTTAATTCGAGAATTGAAACATTTGATATCTTAACAAGCTTGTTAAATAACTTTTCTGTTTCTCAAACCTATAATATTATTTTTTCGTCTATTAAGAACACTCTAGAATATAACAAGAAAAATAACACAACAAAAAGTCATTTATTTTATCAAACATTAATAAATATAGAAAAGTATGGTCAAAATATTGTTAAAAATAACTGGGTAATAGATGGGTTTAATCGTTTAAATAATTTACCTCAAAGTGCTATTAGTCATTATCTTTATCATAAGATTTTAAAGATTGATGGTTTTAATACAATTCCTAACATCTATAATTTAGTGAACACAAGAGAAAACAACATCAGTAAAACTGAGATTCAACTAATTAATAATTTATTCACTAAATTCCCAAAAATAAAACCCGACAATTACTACAAACATAAAGTTTATGGTAACGTTAAGATCATATATATAGGAATTGATAAAGAAGCTAAAGTTTCTTCTATTACTATATTATTTACAAATGGCAACTTTAATTATTATCATGAAACTTTAGACATTTTTAACTCAAATGTCAATTAATTACCAAGTAGTTTATAACCTTCTATTCTTCTCCTCAATCCACTTGCTCATGAATTTTGTAGCCTGTAGGGTTTGATGTTGCAACAAACTTCCAAGAAAATTTTGTGTACGATGTACGTCAAGATTTTCTTGGATTTTTTTAACTCTCTTCATAAAAGAAATCTCTAACACTTCTTTGTCATATATTGAATTAATAATCTCTATACCTTTTTGTTGAGACTTTTTCCAAAGGATATCGTAAGTATATAGCTCTATAGCTTTGTTAGCAAACTTTTCAAAATCATCCTCTATAAATCCGTTCCAAGGTAAATCAGCATGCATCCCTTCTGCTCCTATCGAAGTAGTTACACTTGGAGTTCCACATTCCATTGCTTCGGTTAATTTCCCTTTAATTCCCGCTCCAAAACGAATTGGCGCTAACACTACTCTAGCATCTTTAACTACTTCGAGTGCATTTTCTGCAAAACCTTTAACTATAAACCCTTCTTTTGGTTTATGCAATTGCTTAATTTGTTGCGTAGCATAAGCTCCATAAATGTGTAATTCTGCTTTGGGTAGTTGTTTCCTGATCTGCTTCCATATTGTTTTTAATTGTAAAACGGCATCGACATTTGGAGCATGGAAAAAATTACCTACAAACACAAAATGTTCTCGTTCTTCAAAAGATTTCCAGTTCTGAGTAGTTTCAGCATCTATTGCATCCAACAAAAAAGGTAAATGATATAACAAAGCTTCATCAATCTTAAA
The nucleotide sequence above comes from Tenacibaculum singaporense. Encoded proteins:
- a CDS encoding glycosyltransferase, with amino-acid sequence MQQLLIIGYVWIEKTTGAGNRMLQLLNVFKNQNYTITFATSAQKTENSLSLIELGVQEQSIELNSSSFDDFVKELQPDVVLFDRFMMEEQFGWRVAEHCPKALRVLDTEDLHFLRKTRHQQLKKGKQFSTEALLKSDEAKREIAAILRCDMSLIISAYEIQLLKEVFKIDEALLYHLPFLLDAIDAETTQNWKSFEEREHFVFVGNFFHAPNVDAVLQLKTIWKQIRKQLPKAELHIYGAYATQQIKQLHKPKEGFIVKGFAENALEVVKDARVVLAPIRFGAGIKGKLTEAMECGTPSVTTSIGAEGMHADLPWNGFIEDDFEKFANKAIELYTYDILWKKSQQKGIEIINSIYDKEVLEISFMKRVKKIQENLDVHRTQNFLGSLLQHQTLQATKFMSKWIEEKNRRL